A section of the Methanofollis sp. UBA420 genome encodes:
- a CDS encoding beta-CASP ribonuclease aCPSF1, with the protein MVIDEKLRDLKEQIEKIVPSGIAISDVEFEGPELVIYTDDPKLFADQADLIKVLARDLRKRIVVRPNILEDPERAAQEIRAVVPESAGISDLFFDPETGEVLIEAEKPGVVIGKNGITLREITKQIGWTPKVVRTPPIESSTVKQIRTYLRSVKDERKAFLRAIGRRIHREVTSKDQWLRVTTLGCCREVGRAAFLVSTPESKILVDCGEKPGSAQNGTPYLYVPEIYPLDSLDAVVLTHAHLDHCALVPLLFKYGYEGPVYSTPPTRDLSTMLQLDYLDVVRKETDKIPYTSNEVRTYMKHSITLNYGSVTDIAPDVKLTFHNAGHILGSAIAHFHIGEGLYNIAFTGDFNYQKTRLFSPAVSTFPRLEALFMESTYGGANDFQPPREVAEAKLYEIVTRTIERGGKVVIPAFAVGRSQEVMLALEEGMRKEKIPKVKVYLDGMIKEATAIHTTYPEYLNADLRNQIFRDGMNPFLSDCFIQVDSSDLREKVIGGDPCVIVTTSGMLNGGPVMEYLYALAPDERNTLVFVGYQADGTFGRRLQKGWREIPIGNRETMVLKLDIDTVDGFSGHSDRKQLMGFIQHLQPRPEKIFTIHGDEGSTIDLASSIYKRFHIETRSPLNLETYRMV; encoded by the coding sequence ATGGTTATTGATGAGAAACTCCGGGACCTTAAGGAGCAGATCGAGAAGATTGTTCCCAGTGGGATTGCAATTTCGGACGTCGAGTTTGAGGGGCCTGAACTTGTCATTTATACCGATGATCCGAAACTGTTTGCCGATCAGGCGGACCTGATAAAAGTACTGGCGCGCGACCTCCGGAAGCGCATCGTCGTGCGCCCGAATATCCTTGAGGACCCGGAACGGGCGGCTCAGGAGATCCGGGCCGTGGTGCCGGAGAGTGCGGGGATCTCCGATCTCTTCTTCGACCCGGAGACCGGCGAAGTCCTGATCGAGGCGGAGAAGCCCGGCGTCGTCATCGGCAAGAACGGCATTACGCTCCGGGAGATCACAAAGCAGATCGGCTGGACGCCGAAGGTTGTCCGGACACCGCCCATCGAGAGTTCGACGGTGAAGCAGATCCGCACCTACCTCCGGTCGGTGAAGGACGAACGCAAGGCGTTCCTGCGAGCGATCGGCCGCCGCATCCACCGGGAGGTCACGAGCAAAGACCAGTGGCTGCGGGTCACCACGCTCGGATGCTGCCGTGAGGTCGGCCGTGCTGCGTTCCTGGTCTCGACGCCGGAGAGCAAGATCCTGGTGGACTGCGGGGAGAAGCCGGGCAGCGCCCAGAACGGGACGCCGTACCTCTACGTGCCCGAGATTTATCCGCTCGACTCGCTCGATGCGGTGGTGCTCACCCATGCGCACCTCGACCACTGCGCTCTCGTTCCCCTTCTCTTCAAGTACGGCTACGAAGGGCCGGTCTACTCGACCCCGCCGACGAGAGACCTCTCGACGATGCTTCAGCTCGACTACCTTGACGTCGTCCGGAAGGAGACGGATAAGATCCCCTACACCTCAAACGAGGTGCGGACCTACATGAAGCACTCCATCACCCTCAACTACGGCAGCGTGACCGATATCGCCCCCGACGTCAAGCTCACCTTCCATAACGCGGGGCATATCCTCGGGTCGGCCATCGCGCACTTCCATATCGGTGAAGGTCTCTACAACATTGCGTTTACCGGGGACTTCAACTACCAGAAGACGCGGCTCTTCTCCCCGGCGGTATCGACCTTTCCCCGCCTTGAGGCGCTCTTCATGGAGAGCACCTACGGCGGGGCGAACGATTTCCAGCCGCCGCGTGAAGTAGCCGAGGCCAAGCTCTACGAGATCGTCACCAGGACGATCGAACGCGGCGGCAAGGTAGTCATCCCGGCCTTCGCTGTCGGCAGGTCGCAGGAGGTCATGCTCGCCCTCGAAGAGGGGATGAGGAAGGAGAAGATCCCGAAGGTGAAGGTCTACCTGGACGGCATGATCAAGGAGGCGACGGCGATCCACACGACCTATCCCGAATACCTCAACGCCGATCTCCGCAACCAGATCTTCCGGGACGGCATGAACCCCTTCCTCTCCGACTGCTTCATCCAGGTGGACTCGTCCGACCTGCGGGAGAAGGTCATCGGCGGCGACCCCTGCGTCATCGTCACGACGAGCGGTATGCTCAATGGCGGCCCTGTGATGGAGTATCTCTACGCCCTCGCACCCGACGAGAGGAATACCCTCGTCTTCGTTGGGTATCAGGCCGACGGCACCTTCGGGCGGCGCCTCCAGAAGGGCTGGCGGGAGATCCCGATCGGCAACCGCGAGACGATGGTCCTCAAGCTCGATATCGACACGGTGGACGGGTTCTCCGGGCACTCCGACCGGAAGCAGTTGATGGGGTTCATCCAGCACCTCCAGCCGCGGCCCGAGAAGATCTTCACGATCCACGGGGACGAGGGGAGCACCATCGACCTTGCAAGCTCGATCTACAAGCGTTTCCACATCGAGACGCGTTCGCCCCTGAACCTCGAAACCTACCGCATGGTATAA
- a CDS encoding MFS transporter, protein MKQRLPLLLGVFAVMALSNAIVPVLPALADGPALQGALFSAYFLGAFLTVLPAGVLSDRVGRVPLIRAGLVLTLASGAAIFAFPDPLVLLAARGIEGIGAGLFVPAAMSWINLQPDHEHMSGNFIAALNVGLVSGLLGAGFLSDVAGIMGGVAVFTAATVVPLVLSALMAEANAPEGRNGGLIGIGKNYFWLYVSAIVLVGATGAVTAIYPDFTGETPATLSLQLGMMNVATIIASIAASRAHLAPIPTIRASAVVMAAAVAFSYLTPLAFVLVGGIAGVVMIAQINYLAADQARQGAVMGLFNASSYAGMTLLPFMAGVVAETNGFMMAFAVTAILSAVMAVTIGRCRCPASIAVNRRLP, encoded by the coding sequence ATGAAGCAGCGCCTCCCCCTCCTGCTCGGCGTCTTTGCCGTGATGGCGCTTTCGAACGCGATCGTGCCCGTGCTGCCGGCCCTCGCCGATGGGCCGGCCTTGCAGGGCGCCCTTTTTTCCGCATATTTCCTCGGGGCTTTTCTCACGGTTCTGCCGGCAGGAGTCCTCTCCGACAGGGTGGGCCGGGTACCCCTGATACGGGCCGGCCTTGTCCTGACACTCGCGAGCGGCGCGGCGATCTTTGCCTTCCCCGACCCTCTGGTCCTCCTTGCAGCACGGGGCATCGAGGGGATCGGTGCAGGTCTCTTCGTGCCCGCGGCGATGTCCTGGATCAACCTCCAGCCAGACCACGAGCATATGAGCGGCAACTTCATCGCCGCCCTGAATGTCGGTCTGGTCTCCGGCCTTCTCGGGGCAGGCTTTCTCAGCGACGTGGCAGGGATCATGGGCGGGGTTGCGGTCTTCACCGCGGCGACGGTGGTGCCGCTCGTGCTTTCGGCCCTGATGGCAGAGGCGAACGCTCCCGAAGGGAGAAATGGCGGGCTCATCGGGATCGGAAAGAACTATTTCTGGCTGTATGTCTCGGCAATCGTCCTTGTCGGCGCGACAGGGGCGGTGACGGCGATCTATCCGGACTTCACCGGCGAGACGCCGGCAACCCTGAGCCTGCAGTTAGGAATGATGAACGTGGCGACGATCATCGCCTCCATCGCGGCGTCACGGGCCCACCTGGCACCGATCCCGACGATACGAGCGTCGGCCGTGGTGATGGCCGCGGCGGTCGCCTTCTCCTATCTCACCCCGCTCGCGTTCGTGCTCGTCGGCGGGATCGCCGGCGTGGTGATGATCGCCCAGATCAATTACCTTGCAGCAGACCAGGCGAGACAGGGGGCGGTGATGGGCCTCTTCAATGCGTCGAGTTATGCGGGGATGACCCTCCTCCCCTTTATGGCGGGAGTGGTCGCGGAAACAAATGGATTTATGATGGCATTTGCTGTCACCGCCATCCTTTCGGCCGTGATGGCCGTCACCATCGGGCGGTGCCGGTGCCCGGCATCAATCGCAGTGAACCGGAGATTACCATGA